Sequence from the Pseudophaeobacter arcticus DSM 23566 genome:
CGGAACATTGTGAGAACTGTTAATTCTCTGTTAATGGAGCGCTGCCGCGCTGGGAATTCATGGGCCAAGATGGCCCGGTTTTGACAACTTTTTTTCACATCTACATATTGTGCTCATGTGTTGAAAAACCGCAATTTGTGCGTGAATTTCCAGAATGTGGTTAATGAAATTTTGCCGATCTGTGGTGTCGAGGTTTCTTTTGTGGTGTCTTTTTTGAATTGAGGGTTGTCAGGCCATGATTTCCCATAGTATCCCTTTCTTATCGGATGCGGCGGAGAGCAAATAGGGGCACCAAAGACCCCAGCTCATAATAATAAGCAGGTTCATACAGGCCTTCACTTCATCCGAACAATGAGAGATCCGGCGCGCGGGCGAGCAGACATCCCCCCAGGTGGCGCGCGCAGTCGGACACCCCGCTAAGCGGGAATTAGGAGGCGGGTTGATCAGTGGCAGCAGATCAACTCGCCTTCCTTAGTTTCTGGGGGAGATAACGCGCCAAAGTGCGCATATGAGGGCAAGATTTTGGGCCGCAGGTTCAGAGGCGAAAGCCACCATAAGGTGGATACAAAGGGGCGGGTATCAATTCCGGCCTCCTTTCGTCGTGTGATCGAGGCGAGCGACCCAAACTGGAAATCCGGCGAAAACCCCGAACTGGTGATTGTCTACGGTGACCACACGCGCAACTATCTTGAATGTTATACGATGGAAGCGATTGAGGAAGTCGATGACAAGATTGATGCGCTGCCGCGTGGCTCGATGCAGCGCAAGATGTTACAGCGCATGTTTCACGGCCAGTCTTTTCCCACTACGATAGATGAGACCGGTCGCCTGGTTCTGCCCGCAAAACTGCGCAACAAGATTGGCCTGGAGAAAGAAGTCTTCTTTATGGCTGCCGGGGACACGTTCCAGCTTTGGAAGCCTGAAACCTACGAAAAAGAAGAACAGGCTCTTGCTGATAAATGGATGGATGAATTGCCAGAAGGCTTTGACCTGCTGGAGTTCCTTGATGGCGCCGGAGGCGCATAGGTAAATGACCACGGACCGCCCCACGCCTACTGGTCCCCATGTTCCGGTTCTGCTGCGCCCGCTGCTCAAGGCGGTGGCGCCGGTGTCGGGCCGTTGGCTGGATGGTACCTTTGGCGCTGGCGGCTATACCCGGGGCCTGCTGGAGACCGGTGCCGATCAGGTGATTGGCGTTGACCGCGATCCATTGGCCTTTGAATTGGCCAGGCCCTGGGCGGCAGACTATGGCGACCGCCTGGTGCTGCAGGAGGGCGTGTTTTCACGGATGGATGAATACGCCCAGGATCTGGACGGGGTGGTGCTGGACCTTGGCGTGTCCTCGATGCAGCTGGATCTGGCCGAACGCGGCTTTTCTTTCATGCGCGACGGGCCGCTGGATATGCGGATGTCGCAGTCTGGACCCTCGGCGGCGGATCTGGTGGCAGAGCTCAGCGAAGTGCAGCTGGCTGATATTCTGTTCCACTATGGCGAGGAACGCGCCAGTCGGCGGATTGCCAAATCCATCGTCAAGGCCCGCGAGTTGGCGCCGATCACCACGACGCTGCAGCTGGCCAAGCTGGTAGAGCAATGCCTGCCGCGTGCCAAACAGGGCAAATCGCATCCCGCCACCCGCAGCTTTCAGGCGCTGCGGATTGCGGTGAACGCCGAATACGAAGAGCTGTTCAATGGGCTCTTGGCGGCAGAACGCGCCTTGAAACCGGGGGGGCTGCTGGCTGTTGTCACCTTCCATTCGGTCGAAGATCGCATGGTCAAACGCTTCTTCCAGCACCGGGCCAATAAAACCGGGCGGGCCAATCGCTACGCGCCGGAAATCGAAGAAATCCCCTCGCAGTTTGAATTGGTCACCCGCAAGGCAGTTGGCCCCGATGACGACGAGCTGGCGGAAAATCCCCGGTCGCGCTCTGCCCGGCTGCGGGTTGGGCGACGCACCGATGCGGAGCCCGTGCCGATCACGGCCAAAGATCTGAGCATGCCGCAATTGAAAGAGGGGCGGAAATGAAGTCTCTGCTCTATGCGATCACAGCGCTGGCCGTTTTTGGTCTCGCCTTTTGGGCCTACCGCGAAAACTACGCCACCCAGCAGGTGCTGAAAGAAACCCGTGGCCTGCAACGTCAAATTGGCGCTGCGCAGGTGCGGCTCAGCGTATTGCGGGCGGAATGGGCCTATCTGAACCGTCCGGACCGGTTGCTTGAACTGGCCGAGCTGAACTTTGAACGCCTGGGGCTGCTGCCGCTGCGCCCCGACCAGTTTGGCCGGGTGGATGAGGTCACCTATCCGGTGCAGCCCGCGTTGCAGATCTCCGAAGGTGTTGAGGTCTCGGGCTTGAATGCCCGCCGGGGTGAGGAGGCAGGCCAATGACCCGCAAGCCGCTGCGCCCGCTGGCACGGATTCTGGATGCGCGCTCCAAGGGGGAGAACCCCGACGCGATTGAACGAGAGAATATTCGTCAGCGCCACGACGACATGCAGGTGAAATCGCGGCAACGCGCCGAGGGCCGACTGCTGGTGCTGGGGGTGTTTTTCCTCTGTGCCTATGCGGCTGTTGCGGCGCGTATGGGGGTTATGGCGACCTCTGAACCGCGTGAACCCGTTGCCAGTGTCGCGGGCAGCGTCATCGCCATGCAGCGCGCCGATATCGTGGACCGCGAGGGGCGCATTCTGGCGACCAATTTTGAAACCCATTCGCTTTATGTGCAGACGCAGCAGCTGATTGATCCGCAAAATGCTGCGGATCGTCTGGTCGAGATCTTCCCGGATCTGGACCATGCGGACCTGTTGGCAAAGTTCACCGGCGCCCGCAAGTTCCTTTGGATCAAAAAGAAAATCAGCCCCGAGCAAAAGCAGGCGGTGCATGATATTGGTGATCCCGGTTTGCTGTTTGGCCCCCGCGAGATGCGTCTTTATCCCAATGGATCTGTTGCCGCCCATGTTCTGGGCGGGGCCAGCTTTGGCAAGGAGGGCGTCAGCGCCGCCGAGGTGATCGGGGTTGCGGGTGTGGAAAAGCAGTTCGACGACTATCTGCGTGACCCTGCCAATGGCAGCAAACCGCTGACCCTGTCGCTGGATCTTACTGTGCAGGCCGCGGCTGAACGGGTGCTGGATGGCGGCATGCGGCTGATGAATGCCAAAGGCGCCACCTCGATCCTGATGGATGTGCAGACCGGCGAGGTGATCTCGGTGGTCTCGCTGCCGGACTTTGACCCAAATGAACGTCCGGCGCCACCAACCTCTGGCTTTGATCCCTCGGTGAGCCCGCTGTTCAACCGCGCTGTGCAGGGCGTTTACGAGCTTGGCTCGACCTTCAAGATTTTCACCGCGGCCCAGGCGATGGATCTGGGGCTGGTGACCCCGGATACTATCATTGACACTCGCGGTCCGCTGCGTTGGGGGAAATTCTCGATCAAGGATTACCGCAACTACGGCAACGAGTTGTCGGTGACCAAGATCATCGTGAAATCCTCCAATATCGGCACTGCCCGGCTGGCACAGCAGATCGGCGCTGAGCGTCAGCAGGATTTCCTGCGGGATCTGGGGATGCTGGAAGCAACCCCGTTTGAGATCGTTGAGGCGCAGGGCGGGCAGCCTTTGCTGCCAACAAACTGGTCAGAGCTGTCGGCGATGACCATCTCCTATGGGCACGGGATCTCTACCACGCCGATGCATCTGGCGGCAGGCTATGCGGCGGTTGCAAACGGGGGCCGCTATGTCAGCCCGACAATTTTGAAACAGGATGGCCCGCAATTGGGCCGCCGTATCATGTCCGAACAGTCAGCCGAGGCTGCCCGCACCATGCTGCGCCATGTGGTGACCGAGGGCACCGCCAGCTTTGCCCGGGTTCCTGGCTATCAGGTGGGCGGCAAGACCGGCACCGCCGACAAGCCCAGACCGCTTGGCGGCTATTACGAGGACAAGGTGATCGCGACCTTTGCCTCGATCTTCCCGGCGCATGATCCCAAATATGTGCTGGTGGTGACGCTGGATGAACCCTCGGTCAGTGCCTATGGCGAAGAGCGCCGCACCGCAGGCTGGACAGCGGTTCCCGTGGCGGCCGAAATGATCGGGCGTCTGGCACCGCTGTTGGGTCTCAGACCACAAGTTGAACCCGCCGAGGTGACTGGTATAACCCTCACCTCAAACTGATCCCGGCGAGTAATCCCGGGCCCAATACCTGGTGAGGGCCGCAGATGCGCAGCAACCCCGACGATACTTCCGATCTCCGCCCCCTGAGCGAGCTGGGGCTGACCGCCCGTGGCGGCGCTGATCCGCTGATTTCCGGGCTCTCCGTTGATAGCCGTCGGGTGGCCAAGGGAACCCTGTTTGCCGCCCTGCCGGGCAGTCAGATCCATGGTGCCAAATTTATCCCGGCGGCGCTGGAACAGGGGGCGGTTGCCATCCTGACCGATGCAGCAGGCGCCAGGATTGCGGCAAAGCCTCTGGAAGAGAGCCATGCGGCGCTGGTGATCGTGGAAGATCCGCGTCAGGCGCTGGCCTATGCTGCCGCGCTTTGGTTTGGTGCACAGCCGCAGACAATGGTGGCGGTGACTGGCACCAATGGCAAAACCTCGGTGGCGACCTTTGTGCGCCAGATCTGGTGCGCGTTGGGTTACCAGGCGGTCAACCTGGGCACCACCGGGATTGAGGGCGCCTGGAGCCTGCCGCTGGCCCATACCACACCTGAGCCCATCACCCTGCACCGCGCCCTGGCCAAGGCCGCAGCCGCAGGTGTCACCCATGCGGCGATGGAGGCCTCCTCGCATGGGCTGGACCAGTGTCGCCTGGATGGGGTGCAGCTGGCGGCGGCGGGCTTTACCAATTTCACCCAGGATCATCTGGATTATCACGAGACATTCGAGGCCTATTTTGCCGCCAAGGCGGGGTTGTTCCGCCGGGTTCTGCCCGAGGATGGTGTGGCGGTGATCAACATGAATGACCCGCGCGGCGCCGAGATGCGCGCGGTGGCGGCTGCGCGTGGCCAGGAGGTGATCAGCATTGGCCGGGGCCTGGGCGATATCAGCCTCACCGGGCAGCGCTTTGATGACACCGGGCAGGATCTGCGGTTCAGCTGGCATGGTCGCCCCTTTCAGGTGCGGTTGAACCTGATCGGCGGCTTTCAGGCGGAAAACGTGCTTTTGGCCTGCGGGCTGGTGATTGCCGCAGGTGAAGACCCGGCGGCGGTGTTTGACACCCTGCCACAATTGACGACGGTGCGCGGCCGCATGCAACATGCCGCAACCCGCGACAATGGCGCCGCTGTGTTTGTCGACTACGCCCATACCCCGGATGCGGTGGCCACTGCGATCAAGGCCCTGCGCCCACATGTGCTGGGACGTCTGATTGCCATCATCGGCGCCGGCGGCGACCGCGACGCCGGTAAGCGTCCCCTGATGGGGCAGGCGGCACAGGACAATGCCGATGTTGTCATCGTGACCGATGATAACCCGCGCAGCGAAGATCCGGCTGTCATTCGCGCGGCGGTCAAAGGTGGTGCACCCGATGCGCTGGAGGTGGGCGACCGGGCCGAGGCGATCCTGCGCGGCGTTGACATGCTGGGCACGGGCGATGTGCTGCTGATCTGCGGCAAGGGCCACGAGAGCGGCCAGGTGGTTGGCAGCGATGTTTTGCCCTTTGACGATGTGGAGCAGGCCAGTATGGCCGTCGCCGTTCTGGAAGGAAAAGCAATATGAGCGCGCTTTGGACGGCGGCAGAGGCCGCAACCGCAACCGGTGGTGAGGCTCAGGGAGACTGGCAGGTCATGGGCCTGTCGATTGACACCCGTACGCTGCAGCCCCAAGATTTGTTTGTGGCGCTGAAGGCGGCGCGCGACGGCCATGATTTTGTGGCCCAGGCGCTGCAAAAAGGCGCTGGGGCTGCGCTGGTCAGCCATCGCCCAGAGGGCCTGGCGGCAGATGCCCCCTTGTTGATTGTCGAGGATGTGCAGGCGGCGCTGGAGGCCCTGGGGCAGGCGGCGCGGGCGCGCACCCGGGCCAGGGTGATTGCCGTCACCGGCTCGGTTGGCAAGACCTCGACCAAGGAAATGCTGGCCTGCATGTTGGCCGATCAGGGCCGCACCCATGCGGCCGTTGCCAGCTACAACAACCATTGGGGGGTGCCGCTGACCCTGGCGCGGATGCCGCGCGACACTGAGTTTGCAGTGATCGAAATTGGCATGAATCACCCCGGCGAGATCGCGCCGCTGGCCCGGCAGGCGCGCCCGCATGTGGCCATGGTGACCACGGTGGCCGCGGTGCATCTGGAGGCTTTTGAGGATGTGGCGGGCATCGCCCGTGAAAAATCCGCCATCATGCAGGGGCTGGAACCCGGCGGTGTGGCGGTGCTGAACGCGGATATCGAAACGGCGCAGGTTCTGGCGGAGGAGGCCCGGCGTCTGGAGGTGTCGCAACTGTGGTTTGGGACCACGGCACCTGAGTATAGATTGCGCTCCACCCAGATGAGGGGCGCGGCCACCCTGGCCGAGGTGCACTGTGGAGCGCAGGCTTTGAGCCTCACCATCCAGTCGCTGGGCGCGCATTTTGCGATGAATGCCCTTGGCGCATTGGCCTGTGTTGCCGCCGTCGGCGCGGATCTGCAACGGGCGGCGCAGGTTCTGGCCCTGTGGTCGCCGGTTCAGGGACGCGGCGCCCGGGTTGAGGTCGAAATGGATGGCGGTAAGCTGCTGATCCTGGACGATAGTTATAATGCCAACCCCACCTCGATGGCGGCGGCCCTGGCGGTGCTGGCGGCGACGCCAAAACTGGCGGTGGGATCCGATGGCGCCGCGACCGTAGGGCGCAAGATTGCCTATCTTGGTGACATGGGCGAGCTGGGTCCGCAGGAGGTCGCATTACATGCGGGTCTTGCCGATCTGGCGGCGCTGCAGGCGCTGGACACCATCCATTGCATTGGCCCGCTGATGGCGCATCTGCACCGGGCTTTACCAGCGGGTAAGCGCGGCGGGCACTACGCAACCGCAGCGGATGTGGTGCCCGATTTACCCGCGCAGCTGCGCTGTGGCGATATTGTGCTGGCCAAGGGATCTTTGAGCGCCGGGCTCTCCAAGATCGTTGACGGCATCCGGGAATTGGGTCATGGCAAGCGCTAATCTTGAAACTTAACCTAAAGGCGAGGATCAATCCGAGATGCTCTATTGGCTGACAGCCCTGTCGGATGGCGGCGATTTTTTCAACCTGTTCCGCTATATCACCTTCCGGGCAGGGGGCGCCTTTATGACCGCGCTCTTGTTTGGCTTTCTGTTTGGCAAACCGCTGATCAATGTGCTGCGCCGCAGGCAGGGCAAGGGGCAGCCGATCCGCGATGACGGGCCAGAGGGACATTTCACCAAGGCGGGGACGCCAACAATGGGCGGGTTGCTCATCGTCGGGGCGCTGTTGACCGCCACTCTGATCTGGGCACGGCTGGACAATCCCTTTGTCTGGCTGGTGCTGTTTGTCACCCTGTCGTTTGCGCTGATTGGTTTTGCCGATGACTACGCCAAAGTGTCCAAGCAGAACACCGCCGGAGTGTCGGGCAAGCTGCGGCTGCTGTTGGGGATCATCATTGCGGTGATTGCGGCGCTCTGCGCCCGGGCCTATCACCCTGAGGCGCTGCAGAACCAGCTGGCGCTGCCGGTGTTCAAGGACACGCTGATCAATCTGGGCTATTTCTATGTGCCCTTTGTGATTTGTGTCATCGTGGGCTCTGCCAATGCGGTGAACCTGACCGATGGTCTGGATGGTTTGGCCATCATGCCGGTGATGATCGCGGCAGGCACCCTGGGGGTTATTGCCTATGCGGTTGGCCGGGTCGATTTCACCGAATATCTGGATGTGCACTATGTGCCTGGCACCGGCGAGATCCTGATCTTTGCCGCCGCGCTGTTTGGCGGGGGGCTGGGCTTTTTGTGGTACAATGCGCCTCCCGCTGCGGTCTTTATGGGCGACACCGGCTCGCTTGCGCTTGGCGGTGCATTGGGGGCCATCGCGGTGGTTACCAAACATGAGCTGGTCTGGGCCATTGTTGGTGGTTTGTTTGTGGTGGAGGCCCTGTCGGTGATCATTCAGGTGCTCTATTTCAAGCGCACCGGTCGGCGGGTGTTCCTGATGGCGCCAATCCATCACCACTATGAGAAAAAGGGCTGGGCCGAACCCACCATTGTGATCCGGTTCTGGATCATCGCCCTGATCCTGGCGATGATTGGTCTGGCCACCCTGAAAGTGCGCTAGGTCATCTGGCAGCGCCAGAATCTGCCGCAAAGTCGATGCAAGAAAGGTGGCCTTGGCCGCCTTTTTTGTTGCCCCTATCTGTTGTCCTTTGTTCGCAAAAAGGGGGGGCTCCCGCCAATTTCGAGAGGCTTTGCCTCTCTGCCAATTGTTGGGGGTGGCAGAGCCCTGCGGGCTCTGCGGCTGCGCTTGTGGATGCGTATGTGGGGATGCCTGAGGAGATGCCTGAAGGGATCCTGTGAGCTCTTGCAAGTGGGGCAGCAGCGGTGCACTGTTCGGCGAAAAGTGATGTGCGGCGAAAATTTGATCAAGTGTGAGGTAGGCGATGATCCCGGTTCAAGGGTTTGAAGGCGCGACGGTTGCTGTTTTGGGGCTGGGACGGTCTGGCCTGGCCACGGCGCGGGCACTGCTGGCGGGCGGCGCCACTCCGGTGTGTTGGGATGATCAGCCACAGGCGCGGGACCGGGCCGAGGCCGAGGGGTTTCAGCTGCGGGATCTGCACCGGCAGGGGGCCTTTGATGATATTGCCACTCTGGTGGCCTCGCCGGGGATCCCGCATCTTTATCCCCAGCCAAACCCGGTGATCCGCGCCGCGCTGCAGGCTGGCGTGCCGGTGGACAATGATATCGGGCTGTTCTTTGCGTCATTGCCGGCCCAGGGCTGGGATATGCTGGACCAGCCGCCCAAGGTGGTTGCCATCACCGGTTCCAACGGCAAATCCACCACGGTGGCGCTGCTGCATCATATCCTGGAAAGCGTTGGCCGGGACAGTCAGATGGCGGGCAATATCGGGCGCGGGGTGCTGGATATCGACCCGCCCGGAGAGGCCGGTGTTGTGGTGCTGGAGCTGTCCAGCTACCAGACCGAACTGGCCCGCGCCCTGACCCCGGATGTGGCCATCCTGACCAATCTGTCGCCGGATCATCTGGACCGTCATGCCGGGCTGGGGGGCTATTTTGCCGCCAAACGCAGGCTGTTTGCCGAGGGCGGCCCGGATCGGGCCATCATTGGCATTGATGAGGATGAGGGGCTGTTTCTGGCGGGGCAGATGTCGCAGGCGGCCAGCGATGACCGGGTGATCCGGGTGGCCTCGGGGCGCAAGCTGACCGGGCCGGGCTGGCAGGTCTTTGCCCGCAAAGGCTTTCTCAGCGAGATGCGCAAGGGGCGGCAGGTGGGCTCGATTGATCTGCGCCAGATGACCGGCTTGCCCGGGGCTCACAACCACCAGAACGCCTGTGCCGCCTATGCGGCGGCGCGGGTCTTGGGATTGGCGCCGCGGGTGATCGAAGCGGCCCTGGCCACATATCCCGGCCTGCCGCATCGCAGCCAGACCGTGGCCGAGGTGGCAGGGGTGCGCTATGTCAATGACAGCAAGGCGACCAATCTGGACAGCGCTGTCAAAGCGCTGAGTGCTTTCAAGAACATCCGCTGGATCTGCGGCGGATTGGAAAAAGAGGGCGGTCTGGGTGCGCTGAGCGGCCAGACCGGGTCTGTCCGCAAGGCCTATGTGATTGGCCGCGAGGCTGCGGGTTTTGCCATGCAACTGGATGTCGAGGCGGAGGTCTGCACCACCATGGCGCGGGCGGTGGCCTGTGCCGTGGCTGAGGCCGAGCCCGGGGATGTGGTGCTGCTGGCGCCTGCTGCGGCGAGTTTTGATCAGTATGACAATTTTGAGCAGCGCGGCGATGACTTTATTGCCGAGGTGACGGCTCAATTGGGCTGAACTCTGCGGTCAAGGCCTGCGGTCAAGGCCAGTGATCACGACCTGTGATCAAGACCTGTGGTCAAGCGCAGAGCAGGGGCTTTGTTAGGGGGCTCAGGGTAAGGGGCTCAGGTTCACCAAAACGGAAAACCCGTTGCGGGACCACCCACGCCCAGGCCCAGGCCCGTGCTGACAGGAGCCACGTCAGGGTCAAGAGAAATAGCCGTCTCCCCGCCAAAAGCGGGGCCCCTCGGCGATTTCTCCTGAGCCTGCCGCTCTTCTCCTGTCTGATCGGGGGCAGGCGAGGGTGGCTCCGAAACGGAATTTCCGCGGCGGTTGAGGGCGATCAGCTGGCGGCGCCTCCGGTGGCGATGGCTTGGCCTGCCGCATGGCCCGAGGCCCAGGCCCATTGAAAGTTATAGCCGCCCAACCAGCCGGTGACATCGACGGCCTCGCCAATGGCAAACAGTCCGGGTTGGGATTTGGCCTGCATGGTTTTGGAAGACAGCGCATTGGTGTCGATGCCGCCCAGGGTGACCTCGGCGGTGCGGTAGCCTTCGGAGCCGCCGGGGGTAAGCTGCCAGCTCTGTAATGCGTCGCAGAGCGCCTGCAGGGCGGCGTCTGACTGATCTGCCAACCGACCGGTGATGGCGAACTCGGTGGCGAGGAAATCCACCAGCCGCCCAGGCAGATGGCGGGCGATTTCAGTGGTGAGGGCGCGCCGTCCCTGGGCCTGGCGCTGATCGCGCAGCAGGGTGAACAGGTCGGTCTGGGGGATCAGGTTGACGGTGATCGCTTCGCCCTGTTGCCAATAGGAGGAGAGTTGCAGCACCGCGGGGCCGGAGAGGCCGCGATGGGTGAACAACAGGGCTTCGTCAAAGCTGGCGCGTCTGTTGCACAGGCGCGCGGGCAGGGCGGTGCCGGCCAGAGCGGTAAACCGCCCCTCGGGAAAGGTGAAGGGGACCAGGCCCGGACAAGTATCAATCAGCGGCAGGCCAAATTGGCGGGCGATGTCATAGGCGAGACCGGTTGCGCCCATTTTGGGGATGCTTTTGCCGCCGGTGGCCAGGACCAGATTGGCGCAGGCTACCTGGTGTGGGCTGCCGTCACGCAGCAGTGTCAGCTGATATTGACCGCCCTCATAGCACACGTGCTCAACCGAGGTTTTGAGCCAGAGTTGCGCCCCCGCCTGTGTCAGCTCATCCACCAGCATGGCGACGATCTGCTTGGCCGAGCCATCGCAAAACAACTGGCCCAGGGTCTTTTCATGCCAGGTGATGCCGTAGCGGTCGACCAGCGAGATAAAATCCCATTGGCTATAGCGGGCCAGGGCGGATTTGCAGAAATGCGGGTTCTGCGAGATGTAGTTTTCCGGGGTGACGTCCAGATTGGTGAAATTGCTGCGCCCGCCGCCGGAAATGCGGATCTTTTCCCCCGGGGACTTGGCGTGGTCCACCACCAGGCAGTCGCCGCCTGCATGGGCGGCACACATCATGCCGGCGGCGCCGGCGCCTAGAATCACGGTGTTAACATACATGCAGTGCATCCATCACGGATGGGCCAGTGGCGCAAGGGGCGAGCCTTAGGGGCCGCAGCAGAGCGCTGTGGGACCGGGGAGCGGGGCGGCGCACCACGGCTGCAAAAACCTGCTGTTGGATCATCAATGGGCTGGCTTGAAGGGCGGTTTGCGGTTACTCTGTTTGCAATGACCCCAAAATGGGGCTGATCTTGAGGCAAAACTGGCGGTAATCCCATGACTGAGATGGTCTATGGAGCGGTTCCTGTACCCACAGGTGAACCGATCCTTCCAAAATGGTGGCGGACGTTGGACAAATGGTCCATGTCCTGCATTCTGACGCTCTTTGTATTGGGGTTGCTTTTGGGCCTGGCGGCCTCGGTCCCCCTGGCCGAGCGCAACGGGTTTGACAATTTTCACTATGTGCAGCGGCAGGCCATTTTTGGCATCACCGCGCTTGGTGCGATGATCCTGACCTCGATGATGTCGCCGCAACTGGTGCGACGCCTAGCTGTTGTTGGCTTTGCCTGCGCCTTTCTGGCGCTGGCGCTGCTGCCCATTCTGGGGACGGATTTTGGCAAGGGGGCTGTGCGCTGGTATTCGCTGGGCTTTGCCTCGTTGCAACCCTCCGAGTTTCTGAAGCCCGGGTTTATCGTGGTTGCGGCCTGGATGATCTCCTCCAGTCAGCAGATCAATGGACCACCCGGCACCCTGATCTCCTTTGGGATCTGTATGGCGGTGGTG
This genomic interval carries:
- a CDS encoding BaiN/RdsA family NAD(P)/FAD-dependent oxidoreductase; its protein translation is MYVNTVILGAGAAGMMCAAHAGGDCLVVDHAKSPGEKIRISGGGRSNFTNLDVTPENYISQNPHFCKSALARYSQWDFISLVDRYGITWHEKTLGQLFCDGSAKQIVAMLVDELTQAGAQLWLKTSVEHVCYEGGQYQLTLLRDGSPHQVACANLVLATGGKSIPKMGATGLAYDIARQFGLPLIDTCPGLVPFTFPEGRFTALAGTALPARLCNRRASFDEALLFTHRGLSGPAVLQLSSYWQQGEAITVNLIPQTDLFTLLRDQRQAQGRRALTTEIARHLPGRLVDFLATEFAITGRLADQSDAALQALCDALQSWQLTPGGSEGYRTAEVTLGGIDTNALSSKTMQAKSQPGLFAIGEAVDVTGWLGGYNFQWAWASGHAAGQAIATGGAAS